The following DNA comes from Candidatus Poribacteria bacterium.
CGGATTCTTGGATCCCGTTTACTCGACAGGACTGTTTCTTGCGCTTAAATCCGGTGAGATGGCGGCGGATGTCATCGTCGAAGCATTTCATAAGAATGATTTCTCCGAAGCACAGCTCGGAAGTTTCGGACCTGAGTTTGTAAAGGGAATGGAGGCATTTCGGAAACTCGTCTACGCTTTCTATACAAAGGAATTTAGCTTCGCGCGGTTCCTGTCAGAATATCCAGAGCATCAGGGAGGTATCGTTGACATCTTGAGTGGAGATGTGTTTAGGAAAGATGTAACGCATATCTTCCCAGCAATGGCAGAAATGTGCCCATTTCCACCTGAAATGCCACTCAGTTAATCAAAAAATATCTCACATCCATAGGAGACTCTCATGAAATTAATCCTGTCCTATCTGTCAGTTCTCTGCGTTATACTCACCATCGGGTGCGACAACACCTCAAAACAAAACGCTGCCGAAAATGAAAAGGGCGATACCCCTGCCCAGTTAGTGAACGACAATTCCACAAAACGCCGCTATATCAGCATCGGCACTGCACCTGCGGGTGGGGCATTTTTCGTCGTCGGTTCCGCAATCGCCGAGGTGGTCGATGGTAACGTTTCAGAAGCAAACTGGGAAGTGACCGCCGAAGCCACGAAAGGTACACAGGAAAACATCCGACGCATCGTAAACGGTGAACTGGAATTCGCGCTCGCCAATGCCGCAATCTCCTATTTTGCTGTGCGCGGCGAAGGCGCGTGGGCAACCGAACACACCATCCAAACGGTGATGACGCTTGCTCCCAATGTTGGACTCTTCCTTACACCGCAATCCTCCGATGTGCGTAGCATCCGAGACTTCGCCGGTAAACGGATCGTTGTTGGTCCCGCAGGGGCAGGCTTCGAGTACTTCCTTAAACCGATACTGGCGGCACACGGTATCACCTACGACGATTTCACACCCATCAATAGCACCTATATCGGGGCAGTAGATTTGTTAGCGGACGGTTCCGCTGCCGCGGCATTCGTCGGTGGTGCGGTCCCAACGCCAGCCGCTACGCAAGCCAGCACGTCCCAAGACATCTTCTTCATTCCATTCGACGATGCGGCGAAACAGTCCCTTTTCGCAGATTACCCTTTCTTTAATGCGATAACTATTCCTGCCAATACCTATAAAGGACAGACGGAGCCGTTTGCGAGCATGAACGTTGGCGCGATGCACCTCATCACCGCTGAAAACACAGATGAAAATATCGTCTACGCATTCACGAAGACCTTGTATACACACCGAGCGGAAGTTGTGAAACGGCACGGTGCGGGCAAAGCGATTAATCCGAAAAACGTCGTCAAAGATACAGGTACACCTTTTCATCCGGGTGCCGTCCGTTTCTACCGCGAAATTGGCATCTGGCAGGAATAACAGTATCCTTTCTCATTTTCTATCATTCTGCAAAATAATGCACCCCTTTCGTCTCTAAACCGCGTCACTAACAAAAAAGAAAAAGGACAATAGTAAGTCAAATTGACCTATGAAATTGCAATCCTTTTAAAATTTTGGCCAATTTGGCAGAAAATCCGCGAAAATTTCCCCTATTTCAAGTAATTACCGTTGGCATAAATATTGCCTACTACATGAAAATGTGCAACCTTTTAGGGACTCGTTTGTAGTAACAATACGCGCATAGAGGGACCGGAAATAGAGTTACTCGGTCAAGAATACGTTTGATTGAAATACTGCTGTTTCCGGTCGGCTTCGGTCTGAAAAGGAGAACAATCTCCCACAGACCGAAGCCTTATTCGCGTTATAGAAATATGAAAGATGTTCTGCGGCTTCTGTCATACATAAAACCGTATTGGCATTTCCAAGGGCTTTACATCCTTTGTCAACTCGGCTACTTTGGCGGGTTTATCGTTCTCCCTTGGATCGAAAAGATTCTGATTGACGATGTCTTTCTCGCAAAAAACGCCGACAAACTGCTGCCCACGTGCGGACTCTGGATGCTGGTCGCATTCGGCATGTATCTCTTTTCACTTGGGTTCGCTTACTTCCCTATAAAGGTTTCACAGAATGCCGCGAAAGACATCGAACTCGCCGCTTACCACCATCTTCGTAGATTAGGCTTCCAATTTTACGACACGC
Coding sequences within:
- a CDS encoding TAXI family TRAP transporter solute-binding subunit; the protein is MKLILSYLSVLCVILTIGCDNTSKQNAAENEKGDTPAQLVNDNSTKRRYISIGTAPAGGAFFVVGSAIAEVVDGNVSEANWEVTAEATKGTQENIRRIVNGELEFALANAAISYFAVRGEGAWATEHTIQTVMTLAPNVGLFLTPQSSDVRSIRDFAGKRIVVGPAGAGFEYFLKPILAAHGITYDDFTPINSTYIGAVDLLADGSAAAAFVGGAVPTPAATQASTSQDIFFIPFDDAAKQSLFADYPFFNAITIPANTYKGQTEPFASMNVGAMHLITAENTDENIVYAFTKTLYTHRAEVVKRHGAGKAINPKNVVKDTGTPFHPGAVRFYREIGIWQE